From Salvia splendens isolate huo1 chromosome 3, SspV2, whole genome shotgun sequence, a single genomic window includes:
- the LOC121797184 gene encoding E3 ubiquitin-protein ligase KEG-like, with translation MAEQSSPVVHFDFELYDGDPDRLKTVDATPAFPSSYIDPAALKLKYRIGHGLFGDVWVAKHHRSGKDYDQYHEVVVKMLHSIKEGHENEFLRRFEEVWRNSKSQNLQGVCWLHGISVISGKICIALKSYEGSVGDRMAQMNGGKLSLADVLRYGIELAKEIQLLHQIGLLVLNLKPNNFLLDERDHVVLGDFGIPYLLLGIPWRDPQVAVRLGSLNYMAPEQWQPGVRGPISYETDSWGFACSIIEMLTGTPPWFGRSPEEIHHSVVVRQEKPRVPCGLPPAVEEVLKGCFENDFRNRPLMSDILQAFERLQKAVNSDGSWSNQGSNLNVNKPHCSGYTTWFLSKDRLQIGDTVHSRKDISTCKPVSLVVKEGVVVGLEKDGERDAFVLVQIPNMHNQLKLNAVTIERVTFGFASGHWVQLIKANEQHASLGILHYIHRDGTAGAGFLGLDTLWRGHYSELRVVEPFSVGQFVRLKADIATPLFEWPHKRGGSWASGRISRVLPNGCLEIKFPGRLVLGDNEHAPFLASPEEVERVSFDTCPGLSEKYELAEDFHWAVRPLAIAFGVFTATKIGTFVGRNVVGGLRYRCRRNRKRMADAGNQEGQSNPAWLPPKVASIIFKEGTTIASSR, from the exons ATGGCTGAACAAAGCTCACCGGTAGTCCATTTTGATTTCGAGCTTTATGATGGCGATCCTGACCGGTTGAAAACTGTTGACGCTACACCTGCGTTTCCCAGCTCGTACATTGATCCTGCGGCTTTGAAACTCAAGTACAGGATTGGGCACGGCCTGTTTGGTGATGTTTGGGTAGCAAAGCATCATCGGTCCGGAAAGGACTATGATCAGTATCATGAGGTTGTGGTTAAGATGTTGCATTCGATAAAGGAGGGTCACGAAAATGAGTTTCTTCGTAGGTTTGAAGAAGTATGGAGGAATTCAAAGTCCCAAAACTTGCAAGGTGTCTGTTGGTTGCACGGTATCTCTGTCATATCCGGGAAG ATCTGCATAGCATTGAAATCGTACGAGGGGTCAGTAGGTGACAGGATGGCGCAGATGAACGGAGGAAAGCTTTCATTAGCTGATGTTCTGAG GTATGGTATTGAATTGGCGAAAGAAATTCAACTACTGCACCAAATAGGTCTCCTAGTTCTGAACCTCAAGCCGAACAATTTCCTTCTTGATGAACGCGACCATGTTGTCCTTGGAGACTTTGGGATCCCTTACTTGCTTCTCGGGATTCCTTGGCGTGATCCTCAAGTAGCTGTGAGACTCGGAAGCCTCAACTACATGGCACCCGAACAATGGCAACCTGGAGTGAGAGGTCCAATATCCTATGAGACTGATTCTTGGGGATTCGCCTGCAGCATTATCGAAATGCTGACCGGCACTCCACCCTGGTTCGGGAGATCCCCGGAGGAGATTCACCATTCAGTTGTAGTACGCCAAGAAAAGCCACGCGTACCATGTGGCCTCCCTCCTGCAGTAGAAGAAGTCCTGAAAGGCTGTTTCGAGAATGACTTCCGCAACCGGCCTCTAATGTCGGACATTCTACAAGCATTTGAAAGGTTGCAAAAGGCTGTTAACAGTGACGGGTCGTGGAGTAACCAGGGGAGCAATCTGAATGTGAATAAGCCACACTGCAGTGGCTATACCACATGGTTCCTTTCGAAAGATCGCCTTCAGATTGGTGATACAGTTCATTCGAGGAAGGATATAAGCACGTGCAAGCCTGTTAGTTTGGTTGTAAAGGAAGGAGTTGTGGTCGGGCTCGAGAAGGATGGCGAAAGGGATGCATTCGTACTGGTTCAAATCCCTAACATGCACAATCAGCTTAAGCTGAACGCCGTAACCATAGAGAGGGTCACATTCGGCTTTGCGTCAGGGCATTGGGTGCAACTGATAAAAGCAAACGAGCAGCACGCATCTCTCGGGATTTTGCACTACATTCACCGTGATGGAACTGCTGGCGCCGGCTTCTTGGGGCTGGATACTCTATGGAGGGGACATTACTCCGAGCTCAGAGTCGTGGAGCCATTCTCGGTCGGGCAGTTCGTGAGGCTGAAGGCCGACATCGCCACGCCCCTATTCGAGTGGCCTCATAAACGGGGAGGCTCCTGGGCGAGTGGAAGAATCTCGCGCGTTCTTCCAAACGGCTGCCTGGAGATTAAATTCCCGGGAAGGCTCGTCCTCGGAGACAACGAACACGCTCCTTTCTTAGCTAGCCCTGAGGAAGTGGAGCGCGTCTCGTTCGACACGTGTCCCGGCCTTTCGGAGAAGTATGAACTGGCCGAAGATTTCCACTGGGCGGTGCGGCCTCTGGCAATCGCATTCGGCGTGTTCACAGCCACGAAAATAGGCACCTTTGTCGGAAGAAACGTCGTTGGAGGGCTACGGTATAGATGTCGAAGGAACCGGAAGCGGATGGCCGACGCCGGCAATCAAGAGGGCCAAAGTAACCCAGCATGGCTCCCTCCAAAAGTTGCTAGTATCATCTTTAAAGAAGGCACCACCATAGCAAGTTCTCGTTGA
- the LOC121795043 gene encoding uncharacterized protein LOC121795043, with product MKRPLFLHSPSRSNLMVKVFPKTSNRNGPIKKLIPFSLYNRSPTYRRLPEQQFLNLSVHKLDGSSFSLNVARNATVAELKFAVEEAFNQFPDGDRTRLWALVWSHFCLCYEGQKLIHDVACIKKYGIKDGDQLRFIQHLRVDLAPTPEAQAKDRRVKSKHGSTCNDGSEELRYLLQQPKPRLKPSFKRLLSCSNFRDLK from the exons ATGAAAAGACCCCTCTTTCTTCATTCTCCTTCTCGATCGAATTTAATGGTGAAGGTTTTCCCTAAAACGAGCAATAGGAATGGACCCATCAAAAAGTTAATCCCTTTTTCTCTTTACAACCGGTCTCCCACCTATCGAAGGCTTCCGGAGCAGCAGTTTCTCAATCTCTCTGTTCATAAATTGGACGGCTCTTCATTCA GTCTTAATGTGGCTAGAAATGCTACAGTTGCCGAGCTTAAATTTGCTGTGGAGGAGGCGTTTAATCAGTTCCCCGACGGCGATAGAACAAGATTATG GGCCCTTGTATGGAGCCACTTCTGCTTGTGTTATGAAGGCCAGAAGCTGATACACGACGTTGCCTGCATAAAGAAATACGGGATCAAAGATGGCGATCAG CTTCGTTTCATCCAGCATTTGAGAGTAGACCTTGCACCAACACCAGAGGCGCAGGCCAAGGATCGGAGAGTCAAGTCCAAACACGGATCAAC ATGTAATGATGGTAGTGAAGAGTTAAGGTACTTGCTTCAACAACCCAAGCCCAGATTAAAACCTTCTTTCAAGAGGTTGCTCTCATGCTCTAATTTTAGAGACTTGAAATGA
- the LOC121795042 gene encoding PTI1-like tyrosine-protein kinase At3g15890: protein MDFFSFFCCGRGSDRKNQGKKETAWRIFSLKELQLATNNFNYDNKLGEGGFGSVYWGQLWDGSQIAVKRLKSWSNKAEVEFSVEVEILARVQHKNLLTLRGYCAEGQERLIVYDYMTNLSLLSHLHGQHSSESHLDWTRRMNIALGAAEGIVYLHHYATPHIIHRDIKASNVLLDSDFKAQVADFGFAKFIPDGATHVTTRVKGTLGYLAPEYAMLGKASESCDVYSFGILLLELASGKKPLEKLSSTMKCPITDWALPLACERKFSELADARLDGKYNEEELKRVVLVGLICAHSQPEKRPTTLEVVTLLKGDKEKFAALESDEMFKSPLAAEDSCESVSDEREQNQEIENV from the exons ATGGatttcttctcatttttttgCTGTGGTAGGGGTTCAGATCG GAAAAACCAAGGGAAAAAGGAGACAGCATGGAGGATTTTTTCTCTGAAAGAATTGCAATTGGCTACAAACAATTTCAACTATGATAACAAGCTCGGAGAAGGTGGATTTGGCAGTGTTTATTGGGGTCAGCTATGGGATGGCTCGCAA ATTGCTGTAAAAAGGTTAAAGTCATGGAGTAACAAGGCAGAGGTTGAGTTTTCTGTTGAAGTCGAGATACTTGCTCGTGTACAGCACAAAAATTTGCTCACTTTACGCGGCTATTGTGCTGAAGGGCAAGAGCGTCTAATTGTCTATGACTACATGACCAATCTGAGCTTACTGTCACATCTTCACGGGCAACACTCTTCTGAAAGTCATCTCGACTGGACAAGGCGGATGAACATTGCTCTCGGTGCTGCTGAGGGCATCGT CTATCTACACCATTATGCTACCCCACACATAATCCACAGAGACATCAAAGCCAGCAACGTGCTGCTAGATTCCGACTTCAAAGCTCAAGTTGCTGATTTCGGATTTGCAAAGTTTATACCTGATGGTGCAACGCATGTGACCACGAGGGTCAAGGGTACTCTCGGCTACCTTGCCCCAGAGTACGCGATGTTAGGCAAGGCATCCGAGAGCTGTGATGTGTACAGTTTCGGCATTCTCCTTCTCGAGCTTGCTAGTGGCAAGAAGCCACTAGAGAAGCTCAGTTCAACGATGAAATGCCCGATCACAGACTGGGCTCTGCCCCTGGCTTGCGAACGGAAGTTCAGCGAACTTGCAGACGCGAGGCTTGATGGTAAGTACAACGAAGAGGAGCTGAAGAGGGTCGTCTTGGTCGGACTGATCTGTGCGCATAGTCAGCCGGAGAAGAGACCGACAACGCTCGAGGTGGTGACACTGCTTAAAGGAGACAAGGAGAAGTTTGCTGCATTAGAAAGTGATGAAATGTTCAAGAGCCCTCTTGCTGCAGAAGACAGCTGTGAATCTGTCTCAGATGAGAGAGAACAGAATCAAGAAATCGAAAATGTTTAA